One region of Mycolicibacterium lutetiense genomic DNA includes:
- a CDS encoding DEAD/DEAH box helicase: protein MLDQGSDFGRELLACAVDGTPSGENPLRHVADIPPRHGKPRQWPEWANPEVVQALRDRGISAPWSHQLAAAELAHDGRHVVVSTGTASGKSLAYQLPILSALAEDPRARVLYLSPTKALGHDQLRTAQSLAETVTALRDVGPAPYDGDSATEVRRFARERSRWIFSNPDMIHLSLLRNHARWAVFLRHLKFIVIDECHYYRGIFGSNVAMVLRRLLRLCERYAPDGAGPTVIFASATTASPAETAAELIGQTVAEVTEDGSPQGARTIALWEPALLDDLTGENGAPVRRSAGAEAARVMADLMTEGARTLTFVRSRRGAELTALGTRARLEDTAPELADLVASYRAGYLSEDRRDLEHALTNGQLRGLATTNALELGIDIAGLDAVVMAGFPGTVTSFWQQAGRSGRRGQGALIVLIARDDPLDTYLVHHPAALLDKPIERVVIDPTNPHVLGPQLLCAAAELPLTQAEVRLWNAEAVAESLVDDGLLRKRPSGYFPAPGVDPHPAVDIRGSSGGQIAILEADTGRMLGSTGAGQAAASLHPGAVYLHQGETYLVDSLSFEDGVAFVYAANPGYSTFARELTDIEVTGPGERSTFGPVTVGLVPVSVTNTVVGYLRRRIDGEVIDFVELDMPPRTLDTMAVMCTITPEALQDNNIDLLAMPGSLHAAEHAAIGLMPLVASCDRGDIGGVSTAVGPVDGRPSIFVYDGYPGGAGFADRGFRNLGTWWAATADAIEACECPHGCPSCVQSPKCGNGNDPLDKSGAVKVLRLVLGALSTSSANPRPR from the coding sequence GTGCTTGATCAGGGGTCGGATTTCGGCCGTGAGCTGCTCGCATGCGCTGTTGACGGCACCCCTTCCGGCGAGAATCCGCTACGCCATGTTGCGGATATCCCGCCTCGCCACGGCAAACCTCGTCAGTGGCCGGAATGGGCCAATCCGGAGGTCGTCCAGGCGTTGAGAGACCGCGGGATCAGTGCGCCCTGGTCGCATCAACTCGCCGCGGCCGAACTGGCTCATGACGGACGGCACGTGGTGGTGTCCACCGGCACCGCATCGGGCAAATCGCTGGCCTACCAACTGCCGATCCTGTCGGCGTTGGCCGAGGACCCGCGGGCACGGGTGCTCTATCTGTCCCCGACGAAGGCGCTCGGACACGACCAGCTGCGTACCGCACAGAGTCTGGCCGAGACGGTCACGGCATTGCGCGACGTCGGACCGGCCCCGTATGACGGTGACAGCGCGACCGAGGTACGCCGATTCGCCCGGGAACGATCGCGGTGGATCTTCTCCAACCCGGACATGATCCATTTGTCGCTGCTGCGCAACCACGCCCGCTGGGCGGTGTTCCTGCGCCACCTCAAGTTCATCGTCATCGACGAATGTCACTACTACCGCGGCATTTTCGGCTCCAACGTGGCCATGGTGCTGCGCCGGCTGCTGCGGTTGTGTGAGAGATACGCGCCGGATGGCGCCGGTCCGACAGTCATCTTCGCGAGTGCCACCACGGCGTCACCGGCCGAAACCGCCGCCGAGTTGATCGGGCAGACGGTGGCCGAGGTGACCGAGGACGGCTCACCGCAGGGTGCACGCACGATCGCGCTGTGGGAACCGGCCCTGCTCGACGATCTCACCGGCGAGAACGGCGCGCCGGTGCGGCGTTCGGCCGGCGCCGAGGCGGCGCGGGTGATGGCCGATCTCATGACCGAGGGGGCACGCACCCTGACGTTCGTCCGGTCCCGTCGGGGCGCCGAACTCACCGCGCTGGGGACCCGGGCCCGGCTGGAAGACACCGCACCGGAGCTGGCCGATCTGGTGGCGTCCTACCGCGCCGGTTATCTCTCCGAAGACCGCCGCGACCTGGAACACGCGCTGACCAATGGGCAGCTTCGTGGGCTGGCCACCACCAACGCGCTGGAGCTCGGCATCGACATCGCCGGGCTGGACGCGGTGGTGATGGCCGGGTTTCCCGGCACCGTCACCTCGTTCTGGCAGCAGGCCGGCCGGTCCGGCCGGCGCGGGCAGGGCGCGCTGATCGTGTTGATCGCGCGCGACGATCCGCTCGATACCTACCTGGTGCACCATCCCGCAGCGCTGTTGGACAAGCCGATCGAGCGGGTGGTGATCGACCCGACGAATCCGCACGTGCTGGGCCCGCAATTGCTCTGCGCCGCGGCTGAGCTACCGCTCACCCAGGCCGAAGTGCGGTTGTGGAACGCCGAGGCGGTGGCCGAATCCCTGGTCGACGACGGACTGCTCCGGAAACGCCCCAGCGGCTATTTCCCCGCACCCGGGGTGGATCCGCACCCGGCAGTGGACATCCGCGGCTCCAGCGGCGGTCAGATCGCGATCCTGGAGGCCGATACCGGCAGAATGCTGGGCAGCACCGGCGCCGGGCAGGCGGCGGCCTCGCTGCATCCGGGCGCGGTATATCTGCACCAGGGCGAGACCTATCTGGTCGACTCGTTGTCCTTCGAGGACGGGGTGGCGTTCGTGTATGCCGCCAATCCCGGCTACAGCACGTTCGCCAGGGAACTGACCGACATCGAGGTCACCGGCCCCGGCGAGCGCAGTACCTTCGGCCCGGTCACCGTGGGCCTGGTTCCGGTGTCGGTGACCAACACCGTGGTCGGCTACCTGCGCCGCCGCATCGACGGCGAGGTCATCGATTTCGTGGAGCTGGACATGCCGCCGAGAACCCTGGACACCATGGCCGTCATGTGCACGATCACTCCGGAGGCATTGCAGGACAATAATATTGACCTGCTCGCCATGCCGGGAAGTCTGCATGCCGCCGAACACGCGGCCATCGGCCTGATGCCCCTGGTGGCCAGTTGCGACCGGGGTGACATCGGCGGGGTCTCGACGGCCGTCGGCCCGGTGGACGGCCGGCCGTCGATCTTCGTCTACGACGGCTATCCCGGCGGTGCGGGTTTCGCCGACCGCGGATTCCGCAATCTCGGTACCTGGTGGGCTGCGACGGCCGACGCGATCGAAGCCTGCGAGTGTCCGCACGGTTGCCCCTCGTGCGTGCAGTCACCGAAATGCGGCAACGGCAACGACCCGTTGGACAAATCGGGCGCGGTAAAAGTACTCCGCCTGGTGCTCGGCGCGCTGAGTACGTCCTCAGCGAACCCCCGACCGCGTTGA
- a CDS encoding adenylate/guanylate cyclase domain-containing protein has protein sequence MRRINAFVRWVARTPWPVFTLGMLQADIIGALFVLGFLRFGLPPEDRIQLQDLPVLNLAIFLAYLFVSFTVGAYLALRLLIPVIRWQRRDTLLTKSDPGITELARVRALKMPFYRTLISVTNWLLGSIVFIVASWPVASKSAPVVLVATALGATATAIIGYLQSERVLRPVAVAALRGGVPENFRAPGVILRQVLTWVLSTGVPVLAIVLALVASKFSILTASADRLITPLLLLAVAALVIGLSGTVLVAMSIADPLRQLRWALGEVQRGNYNAHMQIYDASELGLLQAGFNDMVRELAERQRLRDLFGRYVGEDVARRALERGTELGGQERDVAVLFVDLVGSTRLASTIPAGDVVDLLNEFFRVIVDTVNRHGGFVNKFQGDAALAIFGAPIEHPDASGGALAASRELHDELLSVLGTDTEFGIGVSAGRAIAGHIGAQARFEYTVIGDPVNEAARLTELAKLEEGHVLASAIAVSGALDAEALSWDVGEIVELRGRTAPTQLARPMNLVLPRDLERDVTESDLTG, from the coding sequence ATGAGGCGAATCAATGCATTCGTCCGGTGGGTGGCGCGTACCCCGTGGCCGGTGTTCACCCTGGGCATGCTGCAGGCCGACATCATCGGTGCGCTGTTCGTACTGGGGTTCCTCCGCTTCGGCCTGCCTCCCGAGGACCGCATCCAGCTCCAGGACCTGCCGGTGCTCAACCTGGCGATCTTCCTGGCATATCTGTTCGTGTCGTTCACCGTCGGCGCCTACCTGGCCCTGCGGCTGCTGATCCCGGTGATCCGGTGGCAGCGCCGCGACACCCTGCTGACCAAGTCCGACCCCGGCATCACCGAGCTGGCCCGCGTACGGGCGCTGAAGATGCCCTTCTACCGCACCCTGATCAGCGTCACGAACTGGCTGCTGGGCTCGATCGTGTTCATCGTGGCCAGCTGGCCGGTGGCCAGTAAGTCCGCGCCTGTGGTTCTCGTCGCCACCGCGCTGGGGGCGACCGCCACGGCGATCATCGGCTACCTGCAGTCCGAGCGGGTCCTCCGGCCGGTCGCGGTGGCCGCGCTGCGCGGCGGGGTTCCGGAGAACTTCCGCGCCCCCGGGGTGATCCTGCGCCAGGTGCTGACCTGGGTGCTGTCGACGGGCGTGCCGGTCCTGGCCATCGTCCTGGCCCTGGTGGCCAGCAAGTTCTCGATCCTGACCGCGTCCGCGGACCGGCTGATCACCCCGCTGTTGCTGCTGGCCGTGGCCGCGCTGGTGATCGGACTGTCCGGCACCGTGCTGGTGGCGATGTCGATCGCCGACCCGCTGCGCCAGCTGCGCTGGGCGCTGGGAGAGGTGCAGCGCGGTAACTACAACGCGCACATGCAGATCTACGACGCCAGCGAGCTGGGCCTGCTGCAGGCCGGGTTCAACGACATGGTGCGCGAGCTGGCCGAGCGGCAACGGCTGCGGGACCTGTTCGGCCGCTACGTGGGTGAGGACGTGGCCCGTCGTGCCCTGGAACGCGGCACCGAGCTGGGCGGCCAGGAGCGGGACGTGGCGGTGCTGTTCGTGGACCTGGTGGGTTCGACGCGGCTGGCGTCGACGATCCCGGCCGGCGACGTCGTCGACCTGCTCAACGAGTTCTTCCGGGTCATCGTCGACACCGTCAACCGTCACGGCGGGTTCGTCAACAAGTTCCAGGGTGACGCGGCCCTGGCCATCTTCGGTGCCCCCATCGAGCATCCCGACGCCTCCGGCGGTGCACTGGCGGCGTCCCGTGAACTCCACGACGAGTTGCTCAGCGTGCTGGGGACCGATACCGAGTTCGGCATCGGAGTCTCGGCCGGCCGCGCGATCGCCGGCCATATCGGTGCTCAGGCCCGGTTCGAGTACACCGTGATCGGCGACCCGGTGAACGAGGCCGCCCGCCTCACCGAGCTCGCCAAGCTTGAAGAAGGCCACGTGCTGGCCTCGGCGATCGCTGTCAGCGGCGCACTGGACGCCGAGGCACTGAGCTGGGACGTCGGCGAGATCGTCGAACTGCGCGGTCGCACCGCGCCCACCCAACTGGCGCGCCCGATGAACCTGGTCCTGCCAAGGGATCTCGAACGCGACGTCACCGAGAGCGACCTGACGGGCTAG
- a CDS encoding type II secretion system F family protein codes for MSWAALFLAAALLIGADPVRVRSRAAPAPVTRVDTRRVYTDDPLAAASTFDLFSACLAAGMAVSTAAAAATASAPPSLAPMLRRAAELLALGADPARAWAGGGDVVPQGKNAEALLRLARRSAASGSALADGVAELAVHARHDAAAAADAVAERASVLVAGPLGLCYLPAFLCLGVIPVVAGLAGDVLGSGLL; via the coding sequence ATGAGTTGGGCGGCACTGTTTCTCGCCGCAGCGCTGCTGATCGGGGCAGATCCGGTGCGGGTGCGGTCCCGCGCCGCGCCCGCACCGGTGACGAGGGTGGACACGCGACGGGTGTACACCGATGATCCGCTCGCTGCAGCCTCGACGTTCGATTTGTTCTCCGCTTGCCTGGCCGCGGGGATGGCGGTGTCGACCGCGGCTGCGGCAGCCACCGCATCGGCCCCACCGTCACTGGCGCCGATGCTGCGCCGCGCAGCCGAACTCCTCGCGCTCGGGGCAGACCCGGCCCGGGCCTGGGCCGGTGGTGGTGACGTGGTGCCGCAGGGGAAGAACGCCGAGGCCCTGCTGCGGCTGGCCCGCCGTTCGGCGGCCTCGGGCAGCGCGCTGGCCGACGGGGTGGCCGAGTTGGCCGTCCACGCCCGACACGATGCCGCTGCCGCTGCCGATGCGGTGGCAGAACGTGCCTCGGTACTGGTCGCCGGACCATTGGGCCTGTGCTATCTGCCGGCGTTCCTGTGCCTGGGCGTGATCCCCGTGGTGGCCGGTCTGGCCGGTGACGTGCTGGGTTCAGGTTTGTTGTGA
- a CDS encoding Rv3654c family TadE-like protein, translating into MIAMLIVFATGGAYLGAAVTARHRAQAAADLAALSAAGAVVSGPDAACAQAAQIAVRMRSVLGACRIDGLDVVLEVSVPVRLGRWGVGPARAAARAGPVDVAT; encoded by the coding sequence ATGATCGCGATGCTGATCGTGTTCGCGACGGGTGGCGCCTACCTTGGTGCCGCCGTCACGGCCCGGCACCGGGCCCAGGCGGCGGCGGATCTGGCCGCCCTGAGCGCCGCCGGTGCGGTGGTGTCCGGGCCGGATGCAGCGTGCGCACAGGCCGCCCAGATCGCGGTACGGATGCGTTCGGTCCTCGGCGCCTGCCGGATCGACGGTCTCGACGTGGTGCTCGAGGTGTCGGTTCCGGTCCGCCTCGGCCGGTGGGGCGTCGGTCCGGCCCGGGCGGCCGCCCGCGCCGGACCGGTGGACGTCGCGACCTAG
- a CDS encoding PAS domain-containing protein — MTHDWLLVETLGSEPVVVARGLQTKNLVPISVFLRRNPHLMAIQSAIRETVQAGQGLSSITPKNDRVIRTEVARMSDGCIHGVHVWVGPIDVDPPQRPVPGPLVWDLTTGVATDTAESLHNSGMNPETEPTHDRSFADDLPARAFNGSEAKILAMTVNPVVGRTLCTTWDVTDYRGEPITVGFVARVTLEPHDDGSDRLICRAMNWRSEREHPVPPDSLAQRILNGLARPGVHRALVGLDDWKLLKWLDDPAPFFDWRNREGGPARIHPTDARHMARMTTEFTDGVTAAVLRMRAADGGWQPVHMTINRIELDEETSAGLIALRLPTDDEVAAADLDRPD; from the coding sequence ATGACTCACGACTGGCTGCTCGTGGAGACGCTGGGTAGCGAGCCTGTTGTCGTCGCCCGAGGTCTGCAGACGAAGAACCTCGTCCCGATCAGTGTGTTTCTGCGACGAAATCCGCACCTGATGGCGATCCAGTCCGCGATCAGGGAAACGGTCCAGGCCGGCCAGGGCCTCAGCAGCATCACGCCCAAGAATGACCGCGTAATCCGCACCGAAGTGGCGCGGATGTCCGACGGCTGCATCCACGGGGTGCACGTCTGGGTCGGGCCGATCGATGTCGACCCGCCGCAGCGGCCGGTTCCCGGCCCACTGGTCTGGGACCTGACCACGGGCGTGGCCACCGACACGGCCGAATCCCTGCACAACAGCGGGATGAACCCGGAGACCGAGCCCACCCACGACCGGTCGTTCGCCGACGACCTGCCTGCCAGGGCCTTCAACGGCAGCGAAGCCAAGATTCTGGCGATGACCGTCAATCCCGTGGTCGGCCGCACCTTGTGCACCACCTGGGACGTCACCGACTACCGCGGCGAGCCCATCACGGTGGGATTTGTCGCCCGGGTGACTCTGGAACCTCACGATGACGGCTCCGACCGACTGATCTGTCGAGCGATGAACTGGCGTAGCGAACGCGAGCATCCGGTACCGCCCGACAGCCTGGCCCAGCGGATCCTCAACGGGCTGGCCCGGCCCGGCGTGCACCGGGCCCTGGTCGGCCTCGACGACTGGAAGTTGTTGAAGTGGCTCGATGACCCGGCACCATTCTTCGACTGGCGCAACCGCGAGGGCGGTCCGGCCCGCATCCATCCGACCGACGCTCGGCACATGGCCCGGATGACCACCGAATTCACCGACGGCGTCACCGCCGCGGTGCTGCGGATGCGCGCCGCGGACGGTGGCTGGCAACCGGTGCACATGACGATCAACCGGATCGAACTCGACGAAGAGACTTCCGCGGGCCTGATCGCGCTGCGGTTGCCCACCGACGACGAGGTCGCCGCCGCGGACCTCGACCGGCCCGACTAG
- the topA gene encoding type I DNA topoisomerase, producing the protein MAGDSGSGSKGNVRRLVIVESPTKARKIAGYLGSNYVVESSRGHIRDLPRNAADVPAKYKSEPWARLGVNVDDNFEPLYIVSPEKKSTVTELKDLLKGVDELYLATDGDREGEAIAWHLLETLKPKVPVKRMVFHEITESAIRAAAENPRDLDIALVDAQETRRILDRLYGYEVSPVLWKKVAPKLSAGRVQSVATRIIVQRERERMAFRSAGYWDVTAELDASVSDASAAPPKFTAKLNTVDGRRVAAGRDFDSLGQLKKPDEVLVLDEASAGALAAGLRGAQLAVSSVEQKPYTRKPYAPFMTSTLQQEAARKLRFSSERTMSIAQRLYENGYITYMRTDSTTLSESAINAARTQAGQLYGAEYVHPSPRQYTRKVKNAQEAHEAIRPAGDVFQTPGQLHAQLDTDEFRLYELIWQRTVASQMADARGTTLSLRIAGTAAGGEQVVFNASGRTITFAGFLKAYVESLDEQAGGEADDAESRLPNLTQGQRVDAADLTADGHTTSPPARYTEASLIKALEELGIGRPSTYSSIIKTIQDRGYVVKKGSALVPSWVAFAVIGLLEQHFGRLVDYDFTAAMEDELDEIANGQEQRTNWLSNFYFGGDHGVEGSIARAGGLKHLVGGNLEGIDAREVNSIKLFDDAEGRTIVVRVGRNGPYLERMVDDPDNPGELKPQRANLKDDLTPDELTLELAEKLFATPQEGRVLGVDPVSGHEIVAKDGRFGPYVTEILPEPPEDPEAGATAKKGKKPTGPKPRTGSLLRSMDLETVTLDDALKLLSLPRVVGVDPSNNEEITAQNGRYGPYLKRGTDSRSLATEEQMFTITLDEALAIYAEPKRRGRQAAAAPPLRELGNDSATGKPMVIKDGRFGPYVTDGETNASLRKGDDVLSITDERASELLADRRARGPVKKAAKKAPAKKAAAKKTAAKKAPAKKAAAKKA; encoded by the coding sequence TTGGCTGGCGATAGCGGCAGCGGTAGCAAGGGGAATGTCCGGCGACTCGTAATTGTCGAGTCGCCGACCAAGGCGCGCAAGATCGCCGGCTACCTGGGCTCCAATTACGTAGTCGAATCCTCCCGCGGGCACATTCGTGACCTGCCGCGCAATGCTGCCGACGTGCCCGCCAAGTACAAATCCGAGCCGTGGGCGCGCCTCGGGGTCAATGTCGACGACAACTTCGAACCGCTCTACATCGTCAGCCCGGAGAAGAAGAGCACCGTCACCGAGCTCAAAGACCTGCTCAAGGGTGTTGACGAGCTCTACCTCGCAACGGACGGTGACCGCGAGGGTGAGGCGATCGCCTGGCATCTGCTGGAGACGCTGAAGCCCAAGGTCCCAGTCAAGCGGATGGTGTTCCACGAGATCACCGAATCCGCCATCCGGGCCGCCGCGGAAAACCCCCGTGACCTGGACATCGCCCTGGTCGACGCTCAGGAAACCCGCCGCATCCTCGACCGTCTCTACGGCTACGAGGTCTCGCCCGTGCTGTGGAAGAAGGTCGCACCGAAGCTGTCCGCGGGCCGCGTGCAGTCGGTGGCCACGCGCATCATCGTGCAGCGCGAGCGGGAGCGCATGGCGTTCCGCAGCGCCGGGTACTGGGACGTCACCGCCGAACTCGACGCGTCCGTGTCGGATGCCAGTGCTGCGCCGCCCAAGTTCACCGCCAAGCTCAACACCGTGGACGGCCGCCGGGTCGCCGCCGGTCGTGATTTCGACTCGCTGGGGCAGCTGAAGAAGCCCGACGAGGTGCTGGTGCTCGACGAGGCCAGCGCCGGGGCCCTGGCCGCCGGTCTGCGCGGTGCTCAGTTGGCCGTGAGCTCCGTCGAGCAGAAGCCGTACACCCGCAAGCCCTACGCGCCGTTCATGACCTCCACGCTGCAGCAGGAGGCGGCCCGCAAGCTGCGGTTCTCGTCGGAGCGCACGATGAGCATCGCGCAGCGGCTGTACGAGAACGGCTACATCACCTACATGCGTACCGACTCGACGACGTTGTCGGAGTCGGCCATCAACGCCGCTCGCACCCAGGCCGGGCAGCTCTACGGCGCCGAGTACGTGCATCCGTCGCCGCGGCAGTACACCCGCAAGGTCAAGAACGCGCAGGAGGCGCACGAGGCGATCCGCCCCGCCGGTGACGTGTTCCAGACCCCGGGTCAGCTGCACGCCCAGCTCGACACCGACGAGTTCCGGCTCTACGAGCTGATCTGGCAGCGCACCGTGGCCTCGCAGATGGCTGACGCGCGCGGCACGACGCTGTCACTGCGCATCGCCGGTACGGCAGCGGGCGGCGAGCAGGTCGTCTTCAACGCCTCCGGCCGCACCATCACGTTCGCGGGCTTCCTGAAGGCCTACGTCGAGAGCCTCGACGAGCAGGCGGGCGGTGAGGCCGACGACGCCGAGAGCCGGCTGCCGAACCTGACCCAGGGTCAGCGCGTCGATGCCGCCGACCTGACCGCCGACGGACACACCACCAGCCCGCCGGCCCGCTACACCGAGGCCTCGCTGATCAAGGCCCTCGAAGAACTCGGCATCGGCCGCCCGTCGACGTACAGCTCGATCATCAAGACCATCCAGGACCGCGGCTACGTGGTCAAAAAGGGCAGTGCGCTGGTCCCGTCGTGGGTCGCTTTCGCTGTCATCGGACTGCTCGAGCAGCATTTCGGCCGGCTGGTGGATTACGACTTCACCGCAGCCATGGAAGACGAACTCGACGAGATCGCCAATGGCCAGGAGCAGCGCACCAACTGGCTGTCGAACTTCTACTTCGGCGGTGACCACGGCGTCGAGGGCTCGATCGCCCGGGCCGGTGGGCTCAAACACCTCGTCGGCGGCAACCTCGAAGGTATCGACGCGCGAGAAGTCAACTCCATCAAGCTCTTTGATGATGCCGAGGGGCGCACGATCGTGGTCCGCGTCGGCCGCAATGGGCCGTACCTGGAGCGGATGGTCGATGATCCCGACAATCCGGGCGAGCTCAAGCCCCAGCGCGCGAATCTCAAGGACGACCTGACTCCCGACGAGCTGACCCTGGAGCTGGCCGAAAAGCTTTTCGCCACACCCCAAGAGGGCCGCGTGCTGGGTGTCGACCCGGTGTCCGGACACGAAATCGTCGCCAAGGACGGACGATTCGGCCCCTATGTCACCGAGATCCTCCCCGAGCCGCCGGAAGATCCGGAGGCGGGGGCGACGGCCAAGAAGGGCAAGAAGCCGACCGGGCCCAAGCCGCGCACCGGATCACTGCTGCGCTCCATGGATCTGGAGACGGTGACGCTCGACGACGCGCTCAAGCTGCTGTCGTTGCCGCGGGTGGTCGGCGTCGACCCGTCGAACAACGAGGAGATCACCGCGCAGAACGGCCGCTACGGGCCGTACCTCAAGCGCGGCACCGACTCTCGCTCGTTGGCCACCGAGGAGCAGATGTTCACCATCACCCTCGACGAGGCGCTGGCGATCTACGCCGAGCCGAAACGCCGTGGGCGCCAGGCCGCTGCGGCCCCGCCGCTGCGCGAGCTCGGCAATGATTCGGCCACCGGCAAGCCGATGGTGATCAAGGACGGCCGGTTCGGCCCGTACGTCACCGACGGCGAGACGAACGCCAGCCTGCGCAAGGGCGATGACGTGCTGTCGATCACCGATGAGCGGGCCTCGGAGCTGTTGGCCGATCGCCGGGCCCGCGGGCCGGTGAAGAAGGCCGCGAAGAAGGCTCCGGCAAAGAAGGCCGCCGCGAAGAAGACCGCTGCCAAGAAGGCTCCGGCGAAGAAGGCCGCCGCCAAGAAGGCCTGA
- a CDS encoding TadE family type IV pilus minor pilin: MDDRGAVTVEAAFAVATLVAVLVLCVGGLGAVGMQIRCIDAAREAARLAARGEGEAATAAARRVAPSGAVVHVGRDGGLVVARVSAATALPGFTVSAEAAAAPEPGVG, encoded by the coding sequence CTGGATGACCGGGGTGCGGTCACCGTCGAGGCCGCCTTTGCGGTCGCCACTCTCGTGGCTGTCCTGGTGCTGTGTGTCGGCGGACTCGGTGCCGTGGGCATGCAGATCCGCTGCATCGACGCGGCGCGCGAAGCCGCCCGCCTGGCCGCCCGCGGTGAAGGCGAGGCGGCAACGGCGGCCGCTCGCCGGGTCGCGCCGTCCGGCGCGGTGGTGCATGTCGGTCGTGACGGCGGTTTGGTGGTGGCCCGGGTCAGTGCCGCCACGGCGTTGCCGGGGTTCACCGTGTCCGCTGAGGCGGCCGCGGCACCTGAACCCGGCGTCGGGTGA
- a CDS encoding cold-shock protein, whose product MPQGTVKWFNAEKGFGFIAPEDGSADVFVHYTEIQGSGFRTLEENQKVEFEVGQSPKGPQATGVRAV is encoded by the coding sequence ATGCCACAGGGAACTGTGAAGTGGTTCAACGCGGAGAAGGGCTTCGGCTTCATTGCTCCGGAGGACGGCTCTGCCGACGTGTTTGTCCACTACACGGAAATCCAGGGTAGCGGATTCCGCACCCTGGAGGAGAACCAGAAGGTTGAGTTCGAGGTTGGCCAGAGCCCCAAGGGCCCGCAGGCCACGGGTGTTCGGGCCGTCTGA
- a CDS encoding DUF4244 domain-containing protein, producing MAGNMIQRAHARAALLMVDETGMSTVEYAIGTIAAAAFGAILYTVVTGDSIVSALTNIISRALNTSV from the coding sequence ATGGCAGGAAACATGATTCAGCGGGCGCATGCCAGGGCGGCGCTGTTGATGGTCGACGAAACAGGGATGAGCACCGTCGAATATGCGATCGGCACCATTGCCGCGGCGGCGTTCGGGGCGATCCTGTACACGGTGGTCACGGGGGATTCGATCGTGAGCGCGCTGACCAACATCATCAGCCGGGCGCTGAACACCAGCGTCTAG
- a CDS encoding DNA polymerase III subunit delta' produces MSGVFSRLVGQHAVEQELVAAASAARGDSPHSGTTVGTMTHAWLITGPPGSGRSVAALCFAAALQCTSEGPPGCGECRACTTTMAGTHADVRRIVPEGLSIAVKEMREIVQIASRRPGTGRWQVVVIEDADRLTEGAANALLKVVEEPPASTVFLLCAPSVDPEDIAITLRSRCRHVALTTPSVDAIADVLISGDGLSEADARWAASVSGGHVGRARRLATDPEARERRTRALGLARDAATPTRAFAAAEEMVAVAESEALALTAGRNESETEELKTALGAGGTGKGTASTTRGTAGALKELERRQKSRQTRASRDALDRALIDLATYFRDALLVSSGATAVTANHPDMAEKVAAMADHVPPDRLLRCIEAVLDCREALAVNVKPKFAVDAMVATVGQALRG; encoded by the coding sequence ATGAGCGGGGTCTTTTCGCGGCTGGTGGGCCAGCACGCGGTGGAACAGGAGCTGGTGGCGGCCGCGTCGGCAGCCCGTGGTGATTCGCCACACAGTGGCACCACGGTCGGGACCATGACACATGCGTGGCTGATCACCGGCCCGCCCGGATCGGGGCGGTCGGTGGCTGCGCTGTGCTTCGCGGCGGCCTTGCAGTGCACGTCAGAGGGGCCGCCAGGGTGCGGTGAATGCCGGGCCTGCACGACGACGATGGCCGGCACCCACGCCGACGTGCGCCGTATCGTGCCCGAAGGGTTGTCGATCGCGGTCAAGGAGATGCGCGAGATCGTCCAGATCGCCTCGCGCCGGCCCGGGACCGGGCGGTGGCAGGTCGTGGTGATCGAGGATGCCGACCGACTCACCGAGGGCGCCGCCAATGCACTGCTCAAGGTGGTGGAGGAGCCGCCGGCATCGACGGTGTTCCTGCTCTGTGCGCCGTCGGTGGACCCCGAGGACATCGCGATCACGCTGCGCTCACGCTGCCGGCACGTGGCGCTGACGACGCCGTCGGTCGACGCCATCGCCGACGTGCTGATCTCCGGTGACGGCCTGTCGGAGGCGGATGCCCGCTGGGCCGCCTCGGTCAGCGGCGGCCATGTCGGCCGGGCCCGACGGTTGGCGACCGATCCCGAGGCCAGGGAGCGTCGCACGCGGGCGCTCGGGTTGGCCCGGGACGCTGCGACGCCGACGCGGGCGTTCGCGGCCGCCGAAGAGATGGTGGCCGTCGCCGAGTCCGAGGCCCTGGCGTTGACCGCCGGGCGCAACGAGAGCGAGACCGAGGAACTCAAGACCGCCCTCGGCGCCGGTGGAACCGGAAAAGGCACCGCGTCCACCACCCGCGGGACCGCCGGAGCGCTCAAAGAGCTGGAGAGACGGCAGAAGTCACGGCAGACCCGCGCCTCACGCGATGCCCTGGACCGGGCCCTGATCGACCTGGCTACCTACTTCCGCGATGCCCTGCTCGTGTCGTCCGGGGCCACGGCGGTGACCGCCAACCACCCGGACATGGCCGAGAAAGTGGCGGCTATGGCTGACCATGTGCCCCCGGATCGACTGCTGCGCTGCATCGAAGCGGTGCTGGACTGCCGCGAAGCACTGGCCGTCAACGTCAAACCAAAGTTCGCCGTCGATGCCATGGTGGCCACCGTCGGGCAGGCGCTACGTGGCTGA